AGGTCCAGTAGGCGTCGTCCACTGCGACCTGCGCGACCACCATTGCTTCCGATCCGCCGGCGCGCACACTGAGCGAAATCCCCGACCCATCGAGGATCGTCCGTTCGACGGTCAACGCCTCGACCGGGGGCGCGCCATTGTTGAAGCCGCGCAGCGGATCGAGCGAGGCAATCCACACGAAAGCCCCCAGCATGACGGCCAGCGGCACGAGGACGAGAAGCAGGCGGGTCATTGGCGGGCGGCTGCGTTGGATATGATCGGTCATGCTCCGGCCTCTCGCACGTCGAAAAAGCCCATCCAGCCAAGTTCGGTGAACTCGGCCTGGTGCGCATGGAACATATACATCCCGTCCTCGTGATCGGCGAAGCTGAACTCGAGGATGCCGCGCTGCGCCTGACACTGCATGATCACATCGACCGTGCGCAGGGTCGGCGTGAGCTGGGTGCCGGTGTCGTAATAGTCGAAGAAATTCCCATGCAGGTGGAACGAGTTGATCGGATCGAACTCGGTCGCGTTCATGAGGTCGATGCGCACCGGGCGCGACTTGTCGATCCGGATCGGCGCGTTCATGTAAGCTTGGCCGACCGTGTTTACGGCATAGACCTCGTTCTCACCATCGAAATTGGTGTCAAAGCCGTTCATCACCATCGCCAGTTCCTGCCATTCGGCGTTTTCCGGGCTGCCCAGCACACGCGACGCCGCAACGGCCGCAAATTCGGGGTGGCGCGCCGGATCCGGATCGACCACGAAAAGGCCGTACATGCCCTTGTGCATGTGCCGTTTCAGTGGCAGGGCATGGCAATGGTAGAGGTGGCAGCCGAAGGGCTTGGCATCGAATTCGTAAACGAACTCCTCGCCCGGATCGATCAGCCCGGCGCCTTGAACACCGTCCATGCGCGCTGAATGAATGCCGTGAAAGTGCATGGAATGGGGATGTGAACCAAGGTTGCGAAAGACGATCCGTAGCCGTTCGCCCTCCTTCGCTCGCAGGGCGGGGCCGGGAACGCGGCCATCGAACGTCCAGGCGGGGAAGAACACGCCGGGAGCGATCTCGATTTCCATGTCGATGGCGTCCACCTCGAACGTTCGCAACGTGCGCCCATCCGGCAGAACTTCTGTGCGACCGGTCTCCCAGTCGGTCAGCATGGCCGTCGGGTCGAACCCGTTCCGGGCGTGGTCGACCTGGCCGACCATCGTCATGTTACCATGCGCCATGCCACTGTCATGGGCCGAATACGGATCGACCGCCCCGCCGGGCATATCATGCCCCGCCATCGGGTCGGGCGTTGCCTGGGATTGCGCGCGGCTCGCGGCCACGGCCGCTCCGCCGGCAGCCACCAGACCGCCGACCAACAACGCGCGTCGCGACGCCGAAACTGGCTCCGTGACGACGCCAGGTGGCGCTGTGGGCAGCGATGTCTCCACGGCGGACGACACCTCGCGCCCTCGCTTGCTGGTATCGACAGGCATGGACGTTGTCCCTTCAGATGACACGCAGGCCAAAGTCCCGGCGCAAAAAGTTAGCATAGGCTAATAATCATCGCTCAGGCTTTACGAGTCAATCCTGATCGTGCGAGGGTGACGGCATGATTGATGATGAGAACCTTGAATCAACCGAGGCAGAGGCACGTGCGGTCGAATCCCGCGCCGAGGCCTTCATCGGTGTGCGCGAGGCGCGGCGCAGCGAGGTGGCGGAAGACTATGTCGAATTGATCGCTGAGTTGATCCACGAGAACGGCGAAGCCCGACCGGTCGATATTTCGGCCCGGATGGGCGTGACCGCGCCGACGGTCGCCAAAACCCTTGGCCGTCTGGCGCGGGACGGCCTGATCACTCGCGCGAAATACCGTTCGGTCTTTCTGACCGAGGAAGGCCGGGCGCTTGCCAAGGAATGCAGGCACCGCCACGAGATCGTCTTGCGCTTTCTCCTGAGCCTCGGGCTAGACCCCGAGACGGCTGAACGCGATGCCGAAGGGATCGAGCATCATGTGAGCGAGCGCACGCTTGCCCTGTTCGCGGCGTTTGCCCAGCGGTCATAGGCAGGTGGTTGCCGCTGCAACAAGTCGGTTGGCCGAGGATTTGAACGAGCCAATCTTTGGATGTTCCAAGAAACGTGATTTTGTGCCGCTGGCATTCGGATCGCGCGGGTAGTAGATCAAGATCATGAGACGTTGGGCGCGCCTTATCTGCATTCTCTCGCTGGTGGCTTTTGCCATCGGCGCGGTCGCGCAGTCTGCGGGCTCAATTGCCATGGCCTCGTCAATGGTCTCCACGGACAGCGGCATGATGGCGATGGACGATTGCGACGCCTGCGGCAGCTTGGAAGACGGTAAGATGGGTTCCGTCTGTGATTTTGTGTGCAATGCCGCGGGAATGGCCGCTCTTCTTTCGATTCCGGCTGGCACCAGCCCGATCGCTGCCGCCGCGGCCCATGAAATCCGGCCAATGGACGTTCCGCACGGAATATCTGGCCCCCCGGCCAAACAACCTCCTCGAGTCTACCTCTGATCTGACACACGGCGCTTGATTGCGCTTCGTGTGTTTCTCCGTGCCGGACGCCCCCAAATGGGCGTTTGCGCGGGGCCATGAACGTCGCTGAGCAATTGCTTTGGCGGCGTACAGTGAAATCAGAGAGTGTTTATCCATGTCCTACCAAATCAGTTCCCGTTTCAGTCGCCGATCTTTTCTTGCAACATCCTTGGCGGGTTTCGGCGCCGCGGCTTTCGGAAAGCCTCTGCGCGCCGAGCCGCAAATCCGCAGCTTTTCGCTGCGCCCCGCGCCGGGACAGGCAAGGCTGGTCCCAGAACCTTATCCCGCAACCCCCGTTTGGGGCTTCAACGGTCAGGTTCCCGGCCCGGAGCTACGGGTTCGGCAAGGCGATCGGCTGCGCATCGTCGTCACAAACGGTCTGGACGAGGAAACCACCGTCCATTGGCACGGACTTCGTCTGCCGAACGCGATGGACGGGGTTCCACACCTGACGCAGAAGCCGATCGCACCCGGAGAAACCTTCACCTACGAGTTCGACGCGATCGATGCCGGGACCTTTTGGTATCACCCCCACCAGCGCAGTTTCGAGCAGGTCGGACGTGGGCTGGCCGGACCACTCATCATCGACGAATCCAACCCGCCGCGGGTCGACCGCGATGTCACCTGGCTGCTTGACGACTGGCGGCTGACGCGGGACGCGGCGATTGCGGATGACTTCGGCGCAGCCATGGACATGAGCCATGCGGGCCGTCTGGGCAATACTGTCACGATAAATGGGCGTGTTCCCGATGTCTTCGTGGTGCGGCAAGGCGAACGCATCCGGTTGCGGCTGATCAATGCCGCCAACGCCCGCATCTTCGCGCTCGACTTCGGCGACCTTTCCGCGCGCATCATTGCGCTCGACGGCCAGCCGATCACCCCGCACGCCGCGCCTGACGGTGTCGTGGTTCTGGGCCCGGCGATGCGTGCCGACATAATGCTCGATTGCCCTGCCGACCCGGGAACCACGCTTCAAATCGTCGACCGCGCCTATCGCGATAATGAATTTAACCTGCTGGATGTCGTCTTTGACGAAACGCCCCTGCGTGCCACGCCGCCGGAATGGGAAATTGCCCTTCCAGCCAATCCACTGATCGAACCTGATCTGAACGCAGCCCGTCGTCACGAAATCCTGTTCACCGGGGGCATGATGGGCGCCATGGTCGAGCGCCAGATGGGCCCGAGCCAGTCCGGCAGCATGATGGGCGGAATGATGGGTGGCGTTGTGGGTGGCGGCATGTGGTTCGTCAATGGCGTCGCGGCCGAAGGGCACATGCTCGATCCCTTCCTGACATTGGAGCGCGACGCGAGCCATATCCTCCAAATGACGAACGCCACTGCCTTCGACCATCCGATCCACCTGCACGGCCACTCCTTCCGCGTCATCAGCCGCGATGGCGTGCCGACCGAATTCCGTGAATGGCAGGACACCGTGCTGATCGCGCCGCGCGAGCAGGTCGAAATCGCCCTGGTCGCCGACAATCCCGGAGACTGGATGTTCCATTGCCACATCCTTGAGCACCAGGCGGCCGGGATGATGGGCGTGATCCGCGTCGCATGAGCAGAGGAGCATGCAGATTGAAGTCGATTGAGATTGGATGTCGGCCAAACCGGCGCAAGGTACTCACCGCGGCACTCAGTATCGGCGTCGCTTCGATGTTGCCGGGGTTCGCACTCGCGGCGAGCGATGGTGATCCAGCGGCACTTGCCTTTGATGGCGATACCATTCTGCTGGCGAGAGGAGGGCTGTTCGTCAGTGACGATGACGGCCGGACTTGGACCGCGGCAGAGACACCGGGGAACGTGCTGTCGCTGGCGACCCATCGCGACCGGCCTGGCCGTGTGGTTGCGGGGCTCGCCGTGGGCGGTGTCAGCACTTCCGAAGATGGGGGCGCTTCGTGGCGCGTCAGCGACGCTGGGCTGCCTGACGGAGAGATCAATGCCGTTGCCATCGCCTCGCGGAACTCGGACATGATCTATGCCTCGGTTCGCGGCGACGGATTGTGGAAGAGCGAGGACGCCGGCGCAACCTGGTCGCTCGCCATGGACCGCCCCTGGCTCGACGACGCAGAGCGCGAACCTCTTGCTCTGGCTTCGGTCGAGCTTGAAACCGGCATGGGCGGGATCTGGATCTATGCGGGCACCGAGGTTGGCCTTGCGCGGGTGCCCGATTGCTTTTGTCGCTGGCAGGACGTGCAGCCAGGCAACGCGATGGACGCATTGGTTGCGGGTGAAGCCCCACCGTCCGAAGCGCCATTGCCAGGCGGTCAACCGATCCTGTCGCTGGCCAGTGCCCCCTCGGCGCCGGAAGTGATGTATGCCGCTCTGCGTTCGGGCCTCTGGGCATCGCAGGACGGCGGAGTCATCTGGCAAAAGCGGGCCAGCAAAGCTGCGACCGCTGTTGCGGTTCATCCAAGAGACGAGACCTACATCGCTGCCCTGTTGGGCGGCATCTTGAAATTCAGCCGTGACGGCGGCGCAACCTGGATCGAAACAGGAGAACTATGATGGAGAAAATGATGCAGAGAAGAAACGCGCTTGGTCTGATTGGCAGCGGCATTGTCGGAATGGTGGGCCTGACCACATCGGCTTGGGCGCAAGCGACAGGCGATGTGGCGCCCGGTCTGACGGGCAGCGAAAGGCAGATCACCATCTGGCGCGATCCGGGCTGCGGCTGCTGTGATGCCTATGGGGATTATCTCGAAGAACACGGCTTTACCGTAACGCGTGTGGATGACCGCGACTTCGACAAACGCTCGGTCGAAGTCGGTGT
The genomic region above belongs to Paroceanicella profunda and contains:
- a CDS encoding multicopper oxidase domain-containing protein, producing the protein MPGGAVDPYSAHDSGMAHGNMTMVGQVDHARNGFDPTAMLTDWETGRTEVLPDGRTLRTFEVDAIDMEIEIAPGVFFPAWTFDGRVPGPALRAKEGERLRIVFRNLGSHPHSMHFHGIHSARMDGVQGAGLIDPGEEFVYEFDAKPFGCHLYHCHALPLKRHMHKGMYGLFVVDPDPARHPEFAAVAASRVLGSPENAEWQELAMVMNGFDTNFDGENEVYAVNTVGQAYMNAPIRIDKSRPVRIDLMNATEFDPINSFHLHGNFFDYYDTGTQLTPTLRTVDVIMQCQAQRGILEFSFADHEDGMYMFHAHQAEFTELGWMGFFDVREAGA
- the mntR gene encoding manganese-binding transcriptional regulator MntR; translation: MIDDENLESTEAEARAVESRAEAFIGVREARRSEVAEDYVELIAELIHENGEARPVDISARMGVTAPTVAKTLGRLARDGLITRAKYRSVFLTEEGRALAKECRHRHEIVLRFLLSLGLDPETAERDAEGIEHHVSERTLALFAAFAQRS
- a CDS encoding multicopper oxidase family protein, producing MSYQISSRFSRRSFLATSLAGFGAAAFGKPLRAEPQIRSFSLRPAPGQARLVPEPYPATPVWGFNGQVPGPELRVRQGDRLRIVVTNGLDEETTVHWHGLRLPNAMDGVPHLTQKPIAPGETFTYEFDAIDAGTFWYHPHQRSFEQVGRGLAGPLIIDESNPPRVDRDVTWLLDDWRLTRDAAIADDFGAAMDMSHAGRLGNTVTINGRVPDVFVVRQGERIRLRLINAANARIFALDFGDLSARIIALDGQPITPHAAPDGVVVLGPAMRADIMLDCPADPGTTLQIVDRAYRDNEFNLLDVVFDETPLRATPPEWEIALPANPLIEPDLNAARRHEILFTGGMMGAMVERQMGPSQSGSMMGGMMGGVVGGGMWFVNGVAAEGHMLDPFLTLERDASHILQMTNATAFDHPIHLHGHSFRVISRDGVPTEFREWQDTVLIAPREQVEIALVADNPGDWMFHCHILEHQAAGMMGVIRVA
- a CDS encoding WD40/YVTN/BNR-like repeat-containing protein — translated: MKSIEIGCRPNRRKVLTAALSIGVASMLPGFALAASDGDPAALAFDGDTILLARGGLFVSDDDGRTWTAAETPGNVLSLATHRDRPGRVVAGLAVGGVSTSEDGGASWRVSDAGLPDGEINAVAIASRNSDMIYASVRGDGLWKSEDAGATWSLAMDRPWLDDAEREPLALASVELETGMGGIWIYAGTEVGLARVPDCFCRWQDVQPGNAMDALVAGEAPPSEAPLPGGQPILSLASAPSAPEVMYAALRSGLWASQDGGVIWQKRASKAATAVAVHPRDETYIAALLGGILKFSRDGGATWIETGEL
- a CDS encoding DUF411 domain-containing protein, with product MEKMMQRRNALGLIGSGIVGMVGLTTSAWAQATGDVAPGLTGSERQITIWRDPGCGCCDAYGDYLEEHGFTVTRVDDRDFDKRSVEVGVPAQGIGCHLAEIDGYYVSGLVPVDIIERLLETRPAITGITLPGMPANAPGMAAVKSGTLRTYAFGPEGISIYADE